Proteins found in one Mucilaginibacter gracilis genomic segment:
- a CDS encoding NAD(P)/FAD-dependent oxidoreductase, with protein MLASNTFSYWEQTAFLHAADVIIIGSGIVGLSAALHLKALQPQLKVMVLERGFLPSGASTKNAGFACFGTVSEQLEYLEQASEDEVLTLAQYKWRGLQRLRQNLGDAHINYQQHGGYELFLNGEESEANNAIEKLHYLNKILQPVLGITDNYSVTDAKIAAFGFKGVSRMIYNTSEGQIDTGKMMRTLLAKVQSLGVLVLNSCHVNQVLEGDNFMQVLTAQGSFKCNKVIIATNAFAQQLFPQLAVVPGRGQVLVTKPVAGLKLKGTYHFNQGYYYFRNIDGRVLFGGGRNLDFEAEQTWHFGHTEKVKQQLTSYLTEVILPHQHFEIDYWWSGIMGFGEGVKPIIKQVQPNVFCAVKCNGMGVAMGSLVGEEVAELALNS; from the coding sequence GTGTTAGCATCAAATACATTTTCGTACTGGGAGCAAACTGCATTTTTACACGCCGCCGATGTAATTATTATTGGCAGCGGCATAGTAGGTTTAAGTGCAGCGTTGCATTTAAAAGCCCTACAGCCTCAATTAAAAGTAATGGTGTTAGAACGGGGCTTTTTACCCAGCGGTGCCAGTACAAAAAATGCCGGTTTTGCATGTTTCGGCACAGTTTCAGAGCAACTGGAATACCTTGAACAGGCTTCCGAAGATGAGGTTTTAACTCTTGCCCAGTATAAATGGCGCGGCTTGCAACGCCTAAGGCAAAACCTGGGCGATGCTCACATCAACTACCAGCAACACGGCGGTTACGAACTTTTTTTGAACGGAGAAGAAAGCGAAGCAAATAACGCTATTGAAAAATTACACTACCTCAATAAAATTTTACAACCCGTATTAGGAATAACTGACAATTATTCAGTAACGGATGCTAAAATTGCAGCCTTCGGTTTTAAAGGCGTTAGCCGGATGATATACAACACCAGCGAAGGCCAGATAGATACCGGCAAAATGATGCGCACCTTGCTTGCAAAAGTGCAAAGCCTGGGCGTATTGGTGTTAAACAGTTGCCACGTAAACCAAGTATTGGAGGGTGATAATTTTATGCAGGTACTTACCGCCCAAGGCAGCTTTAAATGCAATAAGGTAATTATTGCTACCAATGCCTTTGCGCAACAGTTGTTTCCGCAACTGGCGGTAGTGCCGGGCCGTGGGCAGGTTTTGGTTACCAAACCAGTGGCAGGTTTAAAGCTTAAAGGCACCTATCACTTTAACCAGGGCTATTACTATTTCCGCAATATTGATGGCCGCGTACTATTTGGCGGTGGGCGCAACCTCGATTTTGAGGCCGAACAAACCTGGCACTTTGGCCATACCGAAAAGGTAAAACAGCAACTCACCAGCTATCTTACAGAAGTTATATTGCCCCACCAGCACTTCGAAATTGACTATTGGTGGAGCGGCATAATGGGCTTTGGCGAAGGCGTTAAACCCATAATTAAACAGGTGCAACCCAACGTGTTTTGCGCCGTTAAATGCAACGGCATGGGCGTGGCAATGGGCAGCCTGGTAGGCGAGGAGGTTGCTGAATTGGCTTTGAATAGTTAA
- the recQ gene encoding DNA helicase RecQ, giving the protein MTTHQALHKYFGYNEFRHEQEAIITHVLNQQDAMVLMPTGGGKSICYQLPAVMFDGLTVVISPLIALMKDQVDALNINGINAAFLNSSQNDNEQREIVKQLKANQIKLLYLAPERLFSSESRLIDFLKTLKVSLIAIDEAHCISHWGHDFRPEYLMLAGLKISFPNIPVIALTATADKITRKDILDKLKLNNPREFVSSFDRKNINYRISPKKNSFNQLLTFLDEHKDDSGIIYCLSRQSTENLASELRSQGYSAEAYHAGLDKATKDKNQEAFLRDEVKIIVATIAFGMGINKSNVRFVVHMDMPKNIEGYYQETGRAGRDGLPSKALLFFSYGDFEKLKGFAKVEGNEEQSKIMLKKLDDIVTFCQLQTCRRQFLLRYFDEQAPDNCGQCDVCLSEYEKIDGTIIAQKAFSAIARLGESFGMGYVIDLLRGSKNEKLRDQHKQLKTYGIGADISKADWQQYIRELIARGYIRTEGDPYPVLKLNPIATDVLKGFQRVQLTQSQTLQQEQVAEVMPYEAGLLLQLKDIRLKIATRENVPAYIILSDATLLEIATYLPAGLTELRQISGFGDVKMERYGSEVTEAVLAYCKQYGLTSLMAKKAPKRERKVKTNRTNSTQAESLNLFKAGLSVAEIAAERKLSPMTIEAHLCQFVQTGELDVFELVEMGKIDTIKEAIESYGHERLAPLKEVLGENYTYTEIKAVLAWMQRENA; this is encoded by the coding sequence ATGACTACCCACCAGGCACTACATAAATATTTTGGTTATAACGAGTTTAGGCACGAGCAGGAAGCCATTATTACGCATGTTTTAAACCAACAGGATGCTATGGTGCTGATGCCTACGGGCGGAGGAAAATCTATTTGTTACCAGTTGCCGGCAGTAATGTTTGATGGGTTAACGGTTGTAATTTCGCCGTTGATTGCCTTGATGAAAGACCAGGTTGATGCATTGAATATTAACGGTATTAATGCCGCCTTTTTAAACTCGTCGCAAAACGATAATGAGCAGCGGGAAATAGTAAAACAATTAAAAGCCAACCAAATTAAGCTGCTTTACCTTGCACCGGAGCGTTTGTTTAGTTCGGAAAGCCGGTTGATTGATTTTTTGAAGACACTCAAGGTATCGCTGATAGCTATTGACGAGGCGCACTGTATATCGCACTGGGGCCATGATTTCAGGCCCGAGTATTTGATGCTGGCGGGGTTAAAAATATCGTTCCCTAATATACCCGTAATTGCCTTAACTGCCACAGCCGATAAAATAACCCGGAAGGATATACTGGATAAACTCAAGCTGAATAATCCGCGGGAGTTTGTTTCGTCGTTCGACAGGAAGAACATTAACTACCGCATATCGCCCAAAAAAAACAGCTTTAACCAGTTGCTTACTTTTTTGGATGAGCATAAGGATGATTCGGGGATTATTTATTGCTTGTCTCGGCAATCAACCGAGAATTTAGCATCGGAATTGCGGAGTCAGGGTTATTCGGCAGAGGCTTACCATGCCGGGCTGGATAAGGCCACCAAAGATAAAAACCAGGAAGCCTTTTTACGCGACGAGGTTAAAATAATTGTAGCCACCATAGCCTTTGGGATGGGCATCAATAAATCGAACGTGCGGTTTGTGGTGCATATGGATATGCCCAAAAACATTGAGGGTTATTACCAGGAAACGGGGCGCGCGGGCAGGGACGGTTTGCCAAGCAAGGCATTGCTGTTTTTTTCGTATGGTGATTTTGAAAAACTTAAAGGCTTTGCCAAGGTTGAAGGTAACGAAGAGCAAAGCAAAATAATGCTTAAAAAGCTTGATGATATAGTTACCTTTTGCCAACTGCAAACCTGCCGCCGCCAATTTTTACTACGTTACTTTGATGAGCAGGCACCCGATAATTGCGGCCAGTGCGATGTTTGCCTAAGCGAATACGAAAAAATTGATGGCACCATCATCGCACAAAAGGCATTTTCGGCAATAGCGCGGCTGGGCGAAAGTTTTGGCATGGGTTACGTAATTGATTTGCTGCGCGGATCGAAAAACGAAAAGCTGCGCGACCAGCATAAACAACTTAAAACCTATGGCATAGGTGCAGATATAAGTAAGGCCGACTGGCAGCAGTACATACGCGAGTTAATAGCCAGGGGGTACATCCGCACGGAGGGCGACCCCTACCCTGTTTTGAAACTAAACCCGATAGCTACCGATGTACTGAAAGGCTTTCAAAGGGTGCAACTTACCCAATCGCAAACGTTGCAGCAAGAACAGGTTGCCGAAGTGATGCCTTACGAGGCCGGCCTATTGCTGCAATTGAAAGACATCAGGCTAAAAATTGCTACTCGCGAAAACGTGCCTGCTTACATTATATTATCCGACGCTACCTTGCTGGAGATAGCTACTTACCTGCCTGCCGGTTTAACGGAACTGCGGCAAATATCGGGCTTTGGCGATGTTAAAATGGAGCGTTATGGCAGCGAGGTTACTGAGGCCGTGCTTGCTTATTGCAAACAATACGGGTTAACATCGCTCATGGCAAAAAAAGCACCTAAGCGCGAACGGAAGGTTAAAACAAACCGCACCAACAGTACACAAGCCGAAAGTTTAAATTTATTTAAAGCAGGCCTGTCGGTAGCCGAAATTGCTGCCGAACGGAAACTATCGCCCATGACTATAGAAGCGCATTTATGCCAGTTTGTACAAACCGGCGAACTTGACGTTTTTGAATTGGTTGAGATGGGCAAGATTGATACCATTAAAGAAGCCATAGAAAGCTACGGCCACGAACGCCTTGCCCCACTTAAAGAAGTATTAGGCGAAAATTATACCTACACCGAGATTAAGGCCGTTTTGGCATGGATGCAGCGCGAAAACGCTTAA
- a CDS encoding UDP-N-acetylmuramoyl-tripeptide--D-alanyl-D-alanine ligase, producing MTTDQLYQLYLQYPVISTDTRKIIPGSLFFALKGDKFDANTFAQQALEAGAAYAVVDNAQYALTDKCILVDDVLTALQNLAAHHRSQLHIPFIGLTGSNGKTTTKELIKAVLSQHYKTYATTGNLNNHIGVPLTILGIDNTIEMAVIEMGANHQKEIELLCSIAQPNYGLITNVGKAHLEGFGGAEGVKKGKGELYDYLKANNGILFINTDSDDLIQMQLQRGLDGYNYGTRPNINFIRGELVNTAPYISLKWTRNETDVYEAGTQLTGVYNLHNILAAICIGCYFKLSPEEIYAGISGYRPQNNRSQIAKTATNTLICDYYNANPSSMFVAIENIDKLPAEHKVAILGDMFELGEESAAEHLGVVAKAMQAGIDERIFIGDEFYKQNGLVDATFYRTVAEAQAGLKNKPIKNSTILIKGSRGMALERLVELF from the coding sequence ATGACTACGGATCAGTTATATCAGCTTTATCTGCAATACCCTGTTATTAGTACTGACACCCGGAAGATAATACCCGGAAGCCTGTTTTTTGCCTTAAAGGGAGATAAGTTTGATGCCAACACTTTTGCACAACAAGCCCTTGAAGCCGGCGCGGCTTATGCCGTGGTAGATAATGCCCAATACGCCCTTACCGATAAATGCATACTGGTTGATGATGTATTAACAGCGTTGCAAAACCTGGCCGCGCACCACCGCAGCCAACTACATATTCCGTTTATTGGCCTCACGGGATCAAACGGAAAAACAACTACTAAAGAATTAATTAAGGCGGTACTATCGCAACATTATAAAACCTATGCCACAACGGGTAATTTAAACAATCATATTGGTGTACCGTTAACCATTTTGGGCATTGACAATACTATTGAGATGGCTGTGATAGAAATGGGTGCTAATCATCAAAAAGAAATTGAACTGCTATGCAGCATTGCGCAGCCCAATTATGGCCTCATTACCAATGTAGGCAAAGCGCACCTTGAAGGCTTTGGCGGGGCCGAAGGCGTAAAAAAAGGAAAAGGCGAATTGTACGATTACCTTAAAGCAAACAACGGAATATTATTTATTAATACCGATAGTGATGATTTGATACAAATGCAGTTACAAAGGGGTTTGGATGGCTATAATTACGGCACCCGCCCTAACATTAATTTTATACGGGGCGAACTGGTTAACACGGCACCCTACATTTCGTTAAAATGGACCCGTAACGAAACGGATGTTTACGAGGCTGGCACGCAGCTTACCGGTGTATATAATTTGCATAACATATTGGCCGCTATTTGTATAGGCTGTTATTTTAAGCTTTCGCCGGAGGAAATTTATGCGGGGATAAGCGGCTATCGGCCGCAGAACAACCGGTCGCAAATAGCTAAAACGGCAACTAACACCTTAATTTGCGATTATTACAATGCCAACCCGAGTAGCATGTTTGTTGCCATTGAAAATATTGATAAACTACCTGCCGAACATAAGGTAGCCATACTGGGCGATATGTTTGAACTGGGCGAAGAATCGGCAGCGGAGCATTTGGGTGTTGTTGCCAAAGCAATGCAGGCCGGTATTGACGAACGCATTTTTATAGGCGACGAGTTTTATAAACAAAATGGCCTGGTTGATGCCACCTTTTACCGCACCGTTGCCGAGGCACAAGCGGGCTTAAAAAATAAACCGATTAAAAACTCTACCATTTTAATTAAAGGCTCGCGCGGGATGGCTTTGGAGCGGCTGGTGGAGCTGTTTTAA
- a CDS encoding IS982 family transposase → MIDYDKITDIFCIVDEFCKDFDATTQPFLLGKPSKRPPTMSKSEIISICMLFHLSGFRCFKHFYIFYLQRHMQREFPNTVSYNRFVELSQSVLMPMSIFLKTCCLGLCTGISFVDSTPIRVCHTKRIKRNKVFKGIAEVGKSTMGWFYGFKLHIVLSDKGEILNFAITQANVDDREPLKNEAFLKAVFGKLFADKGYISEKLTKILFVGDIHLITNIRNNMKNSLMTMNDKIMLRKRSVIETVNDELKNICQVEHSRHRSFTSFIVNIVSGLIAYSFLPKKPSISYQQNRSNQILAF, encoded by the coding sequence ATGATTGACTACGATAAAATTACTGATATTTTTTGTATTGTTGACGAGTTTTGCAAAGACTTTGATGCCACTACCCAACCATTCCTGTTAGGAAAGCCATCTAAACGTCCTCCAACCATGTCTAAAAGCGAGATCATATCCATTTGTATGCTTTTTCATTTAAGCGGCTTCCGGTGTTTTAAACACTTCTATATCTTCTATCTGCAAAGGCACATGCAGCGTGAATTTCCTAACACCGTATCCTACAACCGCTTTGTAGAACTTAGCCAAAGTGTCCTCATGCCGATGTCTATCTTTCTCAAAACCTGTTGTTTAGGCTTATGTACTGGCATTTCGTTCGTTGATTCTACACCGATAAGGGTATGCCATACCAAACGGATTAAAAGAAATAAGGTATTTAAAGGTATTGCCGAAGTAGGCAAATCAACCATGGGCTGGTTTTATGGCTTTAAGCTCCATATCGTCCTTAGCGACAAGGGTGAAATACTCAACTTCGCTATTACCCAGGCCAACGTAGATGACCGGGAACCACTTAAAAACGAAGCTTTCCTGAAAGCCGTTTTTGGCAAACTGTTTGCCGACAAAGGCTATATATCAGAAAAGCTGACCAAAATATTGTTTGTTGGTGATATACACCTGATAACCAATATCCGTAACAATATGAAAAACAGTCTGATGACCATGAACGACAAAATCATGCTCCGCAAGAGATCGGTCATAGAGACTGTTAATGATGAACTCAAAAACATCTGCCAGGTCGAACATTCAAGACACCGATCTTTTACCAGCTTTATCGTTAATATCGTATCTGGATTGATCGCTTACTCATTTCTCCCTAAAAAACCTTCAATATCCTACCAACAAAATCGATCTAATCAAATTCTTGCTTTCTGA
- a CDS encoding zinc metallopeptidase, translating into MNHLLFLMGYMSYNSGWLLMIAIAIVSFFVQMRFRNKFKQYSEIGLLSGLSGREVAEKMLIDNNIYDVQVISVDGQLTDHYNPETKTVNLSPDVYHSRSVAAAAIAAHECGHAVQHARAYSWLSFRSFMVPVVQTASTLTTWTLMIGVLLLVFSGSPYVLAIGVIALGLVTAFSFITLPVEFDASNRALAWLNKNYTVMRTHQEHEQAKDALWWAAMTYVVAALGSLATLLYYASFLFNRRS; encoded by the coding sequence ATGAACCACTTACTTTTTTTAATGGGATATATGAGTTACAACTCGGGATGGCTGTTGATGATAGCCATTGCGATAGTTAGCTTTTTTGTGCAGATGCGTTTTAGGAACAAGTTTAAACAATACTCGGAAATTGGCTTACTATCGGGTCTTTCGGGAAGGGAGGTTGCCGAGAAAATGTTGATTGACAACAATATTTATGATGTACAGGTGATTTCGGTAGATGGCCAACTGACCGACCATTACAACCCGGAAACTAAAACCGTTAATTTGAGTCCCGATGTTTACCATAGCCGCAGCGTTGCCGCAGCAGCCATTGCCGCACACGAATGCGGGCATGCCGTGCAACATGCAAGGGCATATAGCTGGCTCAGTTTCCGCTCGTTTATGGTGCCGGTTGTGCAAACGGCATCAACCTTAACCACCTGGACGCTGATGATAGGCGTGCTGTTGCTGGTGTTTTCGGGCAGCCCCTATGTTTTGGCCATTGGCGTTATAGCCCTGGGGCTTGTTACCGCTTTTAGCTTTATTACGCTGCCTGTTGAGTTTGATGCCAGCAACCGCGCCCTTGCTTGGCTTAATAAAAATTACACCGTAATGCGCACCCACCAGGAGCATGAGCAAGCCAAAGACGCCCTATGGTGGGCCGCCATGACGTATGTGGTTGCCGCTTTAGGCTCGTTGGCTACGTTGCTTTACTATGCATCGTTTTTGTTTAACAGGCGTAGTTAA
- a CDS encoding putative toxin-antitoxin system toxin component, PIN family, with protein MLFHLLIELRFVNTLIRPKFDKYISIEKRLEAIKAFEKKGQLISVSVNIDTCRDPKDNKFLELAVEAGALCIVTGDKDLLVLHPFQNISILSTADFLKAF; from the coding sequence ATTTTATTTCATTTATTAATCGAACTCAGGTTTGTAAATACACTCATTCGGCCTAAGTTTGACAAATATATCTCAATCGAGAAAAGACTCGAAGCAATAAAAGCTTTCGAGAAAAAAGGTCAACTTATATCCGTGTCGGTTAATATTGATACCTGTCGCGACCCAAAAGACAACAAGTTTTTGGAGTTAGCTGTTGAAGCCGGAGCCTTGTGTATAGTAACCGGTGACAAAGATTTATTGGTTTTACACCCATTTCAAAACATTTCTATTTTAAGTACCGCCGATTTCTTAAAGGCATTTTAA
- a CDS encoding M14 family metallopeptidase, whose protein sequence is MKKFYAFIFITCFVVNAFAQKIQSPSDFLGYQLGSQFTNHYRIVDYFKYIAQVSKNVKLQQYGTTNEGRPLIAAFIASAENVNRLDEIRHNNLKLTGIETGAAALDGPAIVWLSYNVHGNEPSSSEAAMQTLYEMVDPANAKTKGWLKNTVVVIDPCLNPDGRERFVNFYNPVRSATPDANPESREHQEPWPGGRVNHYYFDLNRDWAWQTQKESQARVALFNQWLPQIHVDYHEQGYNAPYYFAPAAEPFHRVITPWQKAFQTQIGRNNAKYFDKNGWFYFTKEEFDLLYPSYGDTYPLYNGSIGMTYEQGGIRGGLAVVTADGDTLTLADRIAHHLTTGLSTVEMASANASRLITEFKKFYDDSRNAPPGEFKGYVVKNDNWDKINSLKSLLDKNGITYGFGIPAGPVSGYNYFSGVTENFSITNSDLVIDAHQPKAVLLNVLFEPKTFIADSNTYDITAWALPYAYGLKTYGLKQSIAAEKKVTLAGVELTAPEANAYAYVCEWKSMEDVKFLAALLKQNIKVRYSETAFEAAGKKFAAGSLIIARNGNKQNNFDDLVKKAAVTFARDITPLVSGFVDKGADLGSSYIKYITKPNIMLVAGDGVSSGGMGEVWQLFEQQIGFPITIVRSQDLNRIKLSDFDVAVFPDGNYDNLPYDKLQSWIRDGGRLIALESAINALVDKKGFSIKQKESKKEDKPDSDKKNTSLKIYEARDRDAIKSSIPGAVYKVSVDSSHPLGFGLPGYYYTLKLSDQLYDFFGDDGWNVGTLKKGAYVSGFVGQKTREKLNEGLLFGVQPLGRGSVIYLTDDPLFRSFWENGKLLFSNAVFMVGQ, encoded by the coding sequence ATGAAAAAATTTTACGCCTTTATATTTATAACCTGCTTTGTTGTTAATGCTTTTGCGCAAAAAATACAATCGCCGTCCGATTTTCTGGGCTATCAACTGGGCAGCCAGTTTACCAACCATTACCGCATTGTAGACTATTTTAAATATATAGCCCAGGTTTCAAAAAATGTAAAGCTACAGCAATACGGCACCACTAACGAGGGCAGGCCACTTATTGCCGCTTTTATAGCCTCGGCAGAAAACGTGAATCGTTTAGATGAAATCCGCCACAATAATCTCAAATTAACCGGGATAGAAACCGGAGCCGCCGCCTTGGATGGCCCGGCCATAGTTTGGTTGAGTTACAACGTTCATGGTAATGAGCCCAGCTCCAGCGAGGCGGCCATGCAAACCCTGTACGAAATGGTTGATCCGGCCAACGCAAAAACAAAGGGCTGGCTTAAAAATACCGTTGTGGTGATTGACCCATGCCTTAACCCTGATGGGCGCGAACGCTTTGTTAACTTTTACAACCCGGTGCGCAGCGCCACGCCCGACGCTAATCCCGAATCGCGCGAGCACCAGGAACCCTGGCCGGGTGGCAGGGTTAACCATTATTACTTTGATTTAAACCGCGACTGGGCCTGGCAAACTCAAAAAGAATCGCAGGCACGGGTAGCATTGTTTAACCAGTGGCTTCCGCAGATACATGTTGACTACCACGAGCAGGGCTACAACGCCCCCTATTATTTTGCGCCCGCCGCCGAACCCTTCCATCGCGTTATAACGCCGTGGCAAAAGGCATTTCAAACCCAAATTGGCCGCAACAATGCTAAATACTTTGATAAAAATGGCTGGTTTTATTTTACCAAGGAAGAGTTTGATTTGCTTTATCCATCTTACGGTGATACTTATCCGCTATATAACGGCTCCATCGGCATGACGTATGAGCAGGGCGGCATACGCGGCGGCCTTGCCGTAGTAACTGCCGATGGCGACACCCTAACCCTTGCCGATAGGATAGCCCACCACCTAACCACCGGGTTGAGTACGGTTGAAATGGCATCTGCAAACGCAAGCAGACTGATAACCGAATTTAAAAAGTTTTATGATGATAGCCGCAACGCCCCACCGGGCGAGTTTAAGGGCTATGTGGTAAAAAACGATAACTGGGACAAAATAAACTCGCTAAAAAGCCTTTTAGATAAAAATGGTATCACCTATGGCTTCGGCATCCCGGCAGGGCCGGTGTCGGGTTATAACTACTTTTCGGGCGTTACCGAAAACTTTAGCATTACCAATAGCGATCTGGTTATTGATGCCCACCAGCCCAAAGCTGTTTTGCTTAATGTGCTGTTTGAGCCCAAAACCTTTATTGCCGATTCTAATACCTATGATATTACTGCCTGGGCCTTACCCTATGCCTACGGACTAAAAACATACGGACTAAAACAAAGTATTGCGGCTGAAAAGAAAGTTACTCTTGCCGGTGTTGAACTAACCGCACCCGAAGCGAATGCTTATGCTTATGTATGCGAATGGAAATCGATGGAAGATGTTAAGTTTTTAGCCGCCTTGTTAAAACAGAACATTAAGGTGCGCTACTCCGAAACGGCTTTTGAAGCTGCCGGAAAAAAATTTGCTGCCGGTTCGCTCATTATTGCCCGTAATGGCAACAAGCAAAACAATTTTGACGATCTGGTTAAAAAAGCAGCCGTTACGTTTGCCCGCGATATAACCCCGCTGGTATCCGGCTTTGTAGATAAAGGTGCCGATCTGGGTTCGTCGTACATTAAATACATCACTAAGCCCAATATTATGCTGGTTGCCGGCGATGGCGTATCGTCTGGAGGTATGGGCGAGGTTTGGCAATTGTTTGAGCAGCAAATTGGCTTCCCAATCACCATAGTACGTTCGCAGGATTTGAACCGCATTAAACTCAGCGATTTTGATGTAGCGGTTTTCCCCGACGGCAATTACGACAACTTGCCTTATGATAAATTACAAAGCTGGATACGCGACGGCGGCAGGTTGATAGCTTTAGAAAGTGCCATAAATGCATTGGTTGATAAAAAGGGTTTTAGCATTAAACAAAAAGAAAGCAAGAAAGAAGATAAGCCAGATTCGGACAAAAAAAATACCAGCCTCAAAATTTACGAGGCCCGCGATAGGGATGCCATTAAAAGCAGCATCCCCGGCGCGGTATATAAGGTATCGGTTGATAGCAGCCACCCATTAGGATTCGGTTTGCCCGGGTATTATTACACCTTAAAATTAAGCGATCAGCTTTACGATTTTTTTGGCGATGATGGTTGGAATGTAGGCACTCTTAAAAAGGGCGCATACGTATCGGGCTTTGTAGGCCAAAAAACCCGAGAAAAACTAAACGAAGGTTTGCTGTTCGGCGTACAGCCACTGGGCCGTGGTTCGGTAATTTATTTAACCGACGACCCTCTTTTTCGCAGCTTTTGGGAAAATGGCAAATTGCTGTTTAGTAATGCGGTGTTTATGGTGGGGCAGTAA